The Prosthecobacter sp. genome contains the following window.
TTTCACGGTGTTTTGGTGCTGGAACTTCATGGTGGCGGGCAGGACACTGTGGAGTCGATGCTCGCGCGCGCCGTGCGTGGCCGTGATTACCTCAATCGTGTGGGTGGAGCTGTCTGAACAACATCACCGTGAGATGACGAGTGCTCCAGCTATCAACCGCTGCGGCAGGCTGCACGTTTCTTAGAGTCCGGGACAGTCGTCGTTCCAGTCGGCGGCAGCGAGTTCTGATCCTGCGGTGAAGCCTTCCAAATTCCAGCGCAGTCGTCCGTCCGGCGCAACGCAGGGCGGCAGTGCATGCGGATAGTAGAGCGTATGAAGGCCCGCCATCTGGCCATAGCTCAGGTGCCCGCCTTCCACCACGGTGCCGCACACCTGCTGCAACAGACACTGGCCCGTACCCACCCAAGGACAGGGAAGCGAGCAATCTTGTTTGGAGGTGCCATGGTTCATGCATTCATCGCGTTACCGAACTGCTGGGGGCTCGTAGATGTTGCTTTTTAGAGGAGGTTGCCCTGCGTGTCTATCCGAGGAAATGCGCGATAGATGCTACTGGAATCCATTAGCTCTGGCCGTCAAGATTGGCAGTCGCTATGGATTGCTGTTGGCGGATCACCAGGTCGCTCAACAGCACGTCAAGCACCTGATCGAGTTTCCCGTCTGTCAGGATCGAGAGCTTCTCGTTTGGCTGCAGTTCATGAGGTGGTTCGTAGTTGGCGCTCAGGAGCTTGTAGTCTTCGAGGCGTGCGTCTGACACGACCGTAGCATCTTGGTCGCGTTCCTGGAGGCGCTCACGCACCACCGGCTCACCAGCGCAGGCTTCAATCCATCGAACGTCGCAGCCTTCCGAAGCCATGAGCTGCTTGAGGGCGTTGCGATGATCGAGTTTGGAGAACGTGGCGTCGAGGATGACGCTGTGGCCCTTGTGCAGTGAGGCGAGGGCCTGCTCAAACAGCAGGTCGTAAGTTTTTTGGGTCATTTCGGGCGCATACAGCGCGTCGCGCTCTGCCTTGCTGCCGCGATGGTTCAGTGGTGTGCCAGCCAGTGTCTTGCGCAGCCGGTCTGAGGAGTGAATCGGCCAGCCGGTCTCCTGGCTGAGCGCTTCGGCGAGCGCTGACTTGCCAGAGGCCACTTTGCCCATGAAGACGAAGACACACGGCTTAGATCGGGTGACGGCATATTGCAGCGCGAGCTGAAAGTAGCGGCGGGCGAGTTGCAGGCTCGACTGCTTTTCAGCATCAGCCACGGTCTCCGCGTTGGCGTGCATGCTTTCCACCTTGCCGCGCACACAGGCGCGATAGCATTTGTAGAAGTCCATCAGCGGCTTCATGCCGCTGTCTTCCAGCAGCACGGCGAAGCGTTCGACGATGTGCCGCGAAAGATCGGGTCGGTCATTGAAATCGAGGTCCATGGCGAGAAACGCGATGTCGCAGGCCACATCAATGCAGCGGAAGTCGGTGTTGAACTCGATGCAGTCATAAATGCGCACGGCCTCGGGTGAGAGATGGATGTGATCGAGATGAAGATCGCCGTGGCAGTCGCGAATCCAGCCGTCGTGCAGGCGTGAGTCGAGTAGAGCGCTCTGCCGTGTGAAGAACTCACGGGTGTAGAGCGCGATGGCATCAAGCGCGTGCTGGGAGAGGCTTTGGCCGACGAACTGCCTGGCGGTCTTGAAGTTGTCTTCGGTGCCTTGGCGCAGGTGCTCATTGGCCGTCGTCACGGCACTCTTCGGCAGAGGTGGTTGCGTGGCATAGAAGCGATGGAGCTTGTCCACGATGCGATCCATCTCCGGGATGCCCACGGCTTGATCCTGCATGAGCTGTTTCAAAAAGTAACGCGGGTCCATTTGACGCATCTTCACGGCCCATTCGACGATCACACCGTCGCTGCCAAAATGCAGACTGCCATCGCTCTCGCAGATGGGTTTGAGACCCAGGTAGATGTCCTCGGCGAGGCGGCGATTCAGCACCAGCTCGTGCTCGCAGTCAGCATGTCGGAGTTCAAGCGTGGAGAAGTCGAGGAAGCCGAGGTTCACCGGCTT
Protein-coding sequences here:
- a CDS encoding AAA family ATPase, with amino-acid sequence MISTATQRLLSFLSDIDSYPHHPPQVTLVQTHASWVFIAPPFVYKIKKPVNLGFLDFSTLELRHADCEHELVLNRRLAEDIYLGLKPICESDGSLHFGSDGVIVEWAVKMRQMDPRYFLKQLMQDQAVGIPEMDRIVDKLHRFYATQPPLPKSAVTTANEHLRQGTEDNFKTARQFVGQSLSQHALDAIALYTREFFTRQSALLDSRLHDGWIRDCHGDLHLDHIHLSPEAVRIYDCIEFNTDFRCIDVACDIAFLAMDLDFNDRPDLSRHIVERFAVLLEDSGMKPLMDFYKCYRACVRGKVESMHANAETVADAEKQSSLQLARRYFQLALQYAVTRSKPCVFVFMGKVASGKSALAEALSQETGWPIHSSDRLRKTLAGTPLNHRGSKAERDALYAPEMTQKTYDLLFEQALASLHKGHSVILDATFSKLDHRNALKQLMASEGCDVRWIEACAGEPVVRERLQERDQDATVVSDARLEDYKLLSANYEPPHELQPNEKLSILTDGKLDQVLDVLLSDLVIRQQQSIATANLDGQS